The following are encoded together in the Brassica napus cultivar Da-Ae chromosome A9, Da-Ae, whole genome shotgun sequence genome:
- the BNAA09G33520D gene encoding small polypeptide DEVIL 20: MKEENCTSRACERCKTFGEKCSHKVKKQRGKFYILARCIAMLVCGRERDHDRDRVSN; encoded by the coding sequence atgaaAGAAGAAAACTGCACGAGCAGAGCATGCGAGCGGTGCAAGACGTTTGGAGAGAAGTGTAGCCACAAAGTGAAGAAACAGAGAGGCAAGTTTTACATCCTTGCCCGTTGTATCGCCATGCTAGTCTGCGGGCGTGAGCGTGACCACGACCGAGACCGTGTTTCGAATTAG
- the LOC106380039 gene encoding auxin-induced protein 15A: MKNKFIKACENKLKTMKSKSIVIPCTSSFCESCCEKVAWGFKKENEAIPKDVPRGHLVVYVGDDHKRFVIKMSLLKHPIFKALLDQAQDAYDFSSDSSRLWIPCDENTFLDVVRCSGAPQHQRKCIGMYM, from the coding sequence atgaagaacaaGTTCATAAAAGCATGTGAAAACAAACTGAAAACCATGAAGAGCAAATCCATAGTCATACCTTGTACTTCATCTTTCTGTGAGAGTTGTTGCGAGAAGGTTGCTTGGGGGTTCAAGAAGGAAAATGAAGCTATACCTAAAGATGTTCCAAGAGGACATTTGGTAGTGTATGTGGGTGATGATCACAAGAGGTTTGTGATAAAGATGAGTTTGCTTAAACATCCAATCTTCAAGGCATTGCTTGATCAAGCTCAAGATGCTTATGATTTCAGTTCTGACTCATCAAGATTATGGATTCCATGCGATGAAAACACTTTCCTCGATGTCGTCCGTTGCAGTGGCGCTCCTCAGCATCAACGGAAATGCATTGGCATGTACATGTAA
- the LOC111214957 gene encoding uncharacterized protein LOC111214957, translated as MKIQTRPVLVVVVVVIMVFMSSFNVEGGGRGIHSQNQRLQHVQKGTTVIPSARGVDNHHNIPRQNYDNWGGKGGDGGGDDGTG; from the coding sequence atgaaaattcaGACAAGGCCTGtcctggtggtggtggtggtggtaatAATGGTGTTTATGAGCTCTTTTAATGTTGAGGGAGGCGGGAGAGGGATACACAGCCAAAATCAGAGACTTCAACATGTTCAAAAGGGTACAACCGTCATTCCATCAGCAAGAGGAGTAGACAACCATCATAACATTCCAAGACAAAACTATGATAACTGGGGTGGCAAAGGAGGAGACGGTGGTGGCGACGATGGAACCGGTTAG